In Deinococcus psychrotolerans, a genomic segment contains:
- the aceE gene encoding pyruvate dehydrogenase (acetyl-transferring), homodimeric type: MTQPHPRAKLPATERDNLNEIEKQEWLDSLAFVMANAGDERAAQLLEDLDYYAYFHGAPIQFKQNTPYLNTIGTEHQPVYPGDIALELKIRNIIRWNAVAMVVKANKNSEGIGGHLASYASTAELLEVGFNHFFRGHGAGQDRDLLFYQGHTSPGIYSRSFLEGRFDEGHLNRFRRELSKEGPGLSSYPHPWLMPDYWEFPTVSMGLGPIQAIYQARFIKYLENRKLKPAGDAKVWAFLGDGEMDEPQSIGALRFAAYENLDNLIFVLNANLQRLDGPVRANSKVIQEFEALFRGAGWNVIKVVWDGKWDELLSKDYNGTIVKRFELLVDGESQRYAAFGGKELRENFFNTPELKALIEGWSDADLELLNRGGHDVNKVYAAYSSAIQHKGSPTVIIARTIKGYALGESAMARNVAHNVKKLDFGALKTLRDTLKLPLTDDQVEHLEYYTPGPDSPEVKYILERRAALGGQIPARHVEYQMPAVPGQDFYQEFTKGSGEREVSTTMALVQVISKLLRDKELGKLIVPIVPDEARTFGMDALVPRIGIYSPRGQTYKPVDSGSLMAYKESKDGQMLEEGITEDGATASWIAAGTSYATHGVPTIPFYVFYSMFGLQRVGDLIWAAADQKAKGFLIGATAGRTTLAGEGLQHQDGNSLLQGYVVPNLRMYDPAFAYELAAIVEDGIKKMYVDGEDVFYYIMVDNENEIQPAAPDIEGLHDAIVKGLYRFQKSENKSKLRAQLLASGPAMGAAQEAVKLLEGYGVAADIWSVTSYKQLHQEALAVQRRNMLHPTATQEVSYVAQQLSKDNAPGVLVSVSDYVKLGADGLNGHLDRKLWTLGTDGFGRSEARAELRDFFEVDAKHVTVMALYALLRDGKIKGEVVAKAISDFGIDPERLAPVVR, from the coding sequence ATGACCCAGCCTCACCCCCGAGCCAAACTGCCCGCCACCGAGCGCGACAACCTCAATGAAATTGAAAAGCAGGAGTGGCTCGACTCACTGGCCTTCGTGATGGCCAACGCCGGAGACGAGCGGGCCGCGCAACTCCTTGAAGACTTGGATTACTACGCTTACTTTCATGGCGCACCGATCCAGTTCAAGCAAAACACCCCTTACCTCAACACCATCGGCACCGAGCATCAACCGGTTTATCCGGGCGACATTGCCTTAGAACTCAAAATTCGCAACATCATCCGCTGGAACGCGGTGGCGATGGTGGTCAAGGCCAACAAAAACAGTGAGGGCATCGGCGGGCACTTGGCCAGTTATGCCAGCACCGCCGAGCTGTTGGAAGTCGGTTTCAATCACTTCTTCAGGGGCCACGGCGCAGGCCAAGACCGTGACCTGCTGTTTTATCAGGGCCATACTTCACCGGGTATCTACAGCCGCAGCTTTTTGGAAGGGCGCTTTGACGAGGGTCACCTCAACCGCTTTCGCCGCGAGCTGAGCAAAGAAGGCCCCGGCCTTTCCAGCTACCCGCACCCGTGGCTGATGCCCGACTACTGGGAATTTCCGACGGTCAGCATGGGACTGGGGCCGATTCAGGCAATTTATCAGGCCCGCTTCATTAAATACCTGGAAAACCGCAAGCTCAAGCCCGCCGGCGACGCCAAAGTCTGGGCCTTTTTGGGCGACGGCGAAATGGACGAGCCGCAGAGTATCGGAGCGCTGAGGTTTGCCGCTTACGAGAACCTCGACAACCTGATTTTCGTGCTCAACGCCAACTTGCAGCGCCTCGACGGCCCAGTGCGGGCCAACTCCAAGGTCATTCAGGAGTTCGAGGCGCTGTTCCGGGGCGCGGGCTGGAACGTCATCAAGGTGGTCTGGGACGGCAAGTGGGACGAGCTGCTCAGCAAGGACTACAACGGCACCATCGTCAAGCGCTTCGAGCTGCTGGTCGACGGTGAGTCGCAGCGCTACGCGGCCTTCGGCGGCAAAGAACTGCGCGAGAATTTCTTCAATACCCCCGAACTCAAAGCGCTGATCGAGGGCTGGAGCGACGCCGATTTGGAGCTGCTCAACCGGGGCGGGCACGACGTCAATAAAGTCTACGCGGCGTATTCGTCGGCCATTCAGCACAAAGGCAGCCCCACCGTCATCATCGCCCGCACCATTAAAGGGTACGCGCTGGGCGAGAGTGCTATGGCCCGCAACGTCGCCCACAACGTCAAGAAACTGGACTTCGGAGCGCTCAAAACCCTGCGCGACACCCTCAAATTGCCGCTTACTGACGATCAAGTCGAGCACTTGGAGTACTACACCCCCGGCCCCGATTCACCGGAGGTCAAGTACATCTTGGAGCGCCGCGCCGCGCTAGGCGGGCAAATTCCGGCCCGTCACGTCGAGTACCAAATGCCCGCAGTGCCGGGACAAGACTTTTATCAGGAGTTTACCAAGGGCAGCGGCGAGCGCGAGGTCAGCACCACCATGGCACTGGTGCAAGTCATCAGCAAATTGCTGCGCGACAAAGAACTGGGCAAACTGATCGTGCCGATTGTGCCGGATGAAGCCCGCACCTTTGGGATGGACGCGCTGGTGCCGCGCATCGGCATCTACTCGCCGCGTGGGCAAACCTACAAGCCGGTCGACAGCGGCTCGCTGATGGCCTATAAGGAATCCAAAGACGGGCAGATGCTCGAAGAAGGCATCACCGAAGACGGCGCGACGGCCTCTTGGATCGCGGCGGGAACGTCATATGCCACTCACGGTGTGCCGACCATTCCCTTTTACGTGTTCTACAGCATGTTCGGTCTCCAGCGCGTAGGCGACTTGATCTGGGCCGCCGCAGACCAAAAGGCCAAGGGCTTCCTGATCGGCGCAACCGCTGGCCGCACCACTTTGGCGGGCGAAGGCCTCCAGCACCAAGACGGCAACAGCCTCTTGCAAGGCTACGTGGTGCCCAACCTGCGGATGTACGACCCGGCGTTTGCTTATGAGCTGGCCGCCATCGTGGAAGACGGCATCAAAAAGATGTACGTGGACGGCGAAGACGTTTTTTACTACATCATGGTCGACAACGAAAACGAGATTCAGCCTGCCGCGCCCGACATCGAGGGGCTGCATGACGCCATCGTGAAGGGGCTTTACCGTTTTCAGAAATCCGAGAACAAGTCGAAATTGCGGGCCCAACTGCTCGCCAGCGGCCCGGCGATGGGCGCGGCGCAAGAAGCCGTCAAATTGCTTGAAGGTTACGGCGTGGCCGCCGACATCTGGAGCGTGACGAGTTACAAGCAGCTGCACCAAGAAGCGCTGGCCGTTCAGCGCCGCAACATGCTGCACCCCACCGCCACTCAGGAAGTCAGCTACGTGGCCCAGCAGCTCAGCAAAGACAACGCCCCCGGCGTGCTGGTGTCGGTCAGCGATTATGTCAAGCTCGGCGCGGACGGGCTCAACGGCCACCTTGACCGCAAGCTGTGGACGCTCGGCACCGACGGCTTTGGGCGCAGTGAAGCCCGCGCAGAGCTGCGCGACTTCTTCGAAGTGGATGCCAAACACGTCACCGTGATGGCGCTCTACGCCCTGCTGCGCGACGGCAAGATCAAAGGCGAGGTGGTGGCCAAAGCCATCAGCGACTTCGGGATTGATCCTGAGCGGTTGGCTCCGGTGGTTCGCTAA
- a CDS encoding LysR family transcriptional regulator — protein sequence MELRHLRHFVALAEEQHFGRAAERVYVVQQALSNSIKNLEDEVGVPLVLRTTRKVQLTPAGKEFLEAARATLAEADKVIERARRAARGEVGRLTLGFVSGLVFGGLPEVVRTFRQRYPNVSVELRELTAQEQEEGLRSSQLDIGLMLLPVRDPSFVAEALWRQDLVVALPSSHPLAQRERLNISDFKDEPFVFFPRQIRATYYDQVMRWCAAAGYTPRIVQEAIEVPTLLSLVAAGIGVFLPIRFFQRVSLPGVTYRLIEGAPVVDIVAVWRRQEDNPVVRAFLTVAREVLAVERIGEE from the coding sequence ATGGAACTGCGCCACCTGCGCCACTTTGTCGCCCTCGCTGAAGAGCAGCATTTCGGCCGCGCCGCCGAGCGGGTCTACGTGGTGCAGCAAGCGCTTTCCAATTCCATCAAGAATTTAGAAGACGAAGTGGGTGTGCCGCTGGTACTGCGAACCACCCGCAAAGTGCAGCTCACCCCCGCCGGAAAAGAGTTTTTGGAAGCGGCGCGGGCCACCCTGGCCGAGGCCGACAAAGTGATCGAACGCGCCCGGCGGGCGGCGCGGGGCGAAGTCGGGCGGCTGACGCTGGGCTTCGTGTCGGGTTTGGTGTTCGGCGGCTTACCGGAAGTGGTGCGAACCTTCCGGCAGCGCTACCCGAATGTCAGCGTAGAACTGCGTGAACTTACCGCCCAAGAACAAGAAGAAGGCCTGCGCAGCAGCCAACTCGACATCGGGCTGATGCTGCTGCCGGTGCGCGATCCCAGCTTCGTGGCCGAAGCGCTGTGGCGGCAAGACTTGGTGGTGGCGCTGCCGAGTTCGCACCCGCTGGCGCAGCGCGAGAGATTGAACATCAGCGATTTCAAAGACGAGCCGTTCGTGTTTTTTCCGCGCCAGATCCGCGCGACGTATTACGACCAGGTCATGCGCTGGTGCGCTGCGGCGGGCTACACCCCGCGCATCGTGCAGGAAGCCATCGAAGTGCCGACCCTGCTGTCTTTGGTGGCGGCGGGCATCGGGGTGTTTTTGCCGATCCGGTTTTTTCAGCGCGTTTCGCTGCCCGGCGTCACCTACCGGCTCATCGAGGGCGCTCCAGTGGTGGACATCGTGGCGGTGTGGCGCAGGCAAGAAGACAACCCGGTGGTGCGGGCTTTTTTGACCGTGGCGCGGGAAGTCTTGGCCGTGGAGCGAATCGGAGAGGAATGA
- a CDS encoding S41 family peptidase, protein MTHQPLPALLLLSLSLLSACTSTTTPTTPTSKTTSPPVASGDDVPTVARATRPAAPNCAVQSLASQVVGGDLAKLSYANRWPTLRTQASASTLAGLLLDTRKLINANYYGFSPVDLQALHETWEANFRKTFGNLQQAVPSTADPLMAQYISAINDDHTFYLSPASYQAFKNQGSGSPTPSPKFGFRFAAVPGEDGAVLIDIDAGTPAAAAGLQRGDTILSVNGVALTRSSSDDNAAASQYSSVLAAAITRGGSVTLGIRRGATPLSIAVTPSIVSSSSVPSGRMLGSTYVLRLPSFATTGTAQRVHDLVRAAQKAGASSLILDLRGNRGGLVSEATGVSAAFAPKLAGQTLEFIDAQDLTFFYDAQSGQVAGRGVCLKNTEALTTIQNPALWTGKLATLVNADSASASEVVTETLQKAGASAFGEVTVGVGNTATTISDLGSGNRGLSVTIARSRALDGQYLTAKVAPNVAVGDDLKALAHGNDLPLEAALGRVQ, encoded by the coding sequence ATGACTCACCAGCCTCTGCCCGCCCTTTTGCTGCTTTCTCTGAGCCTTCTCAGCGCCTGCACTTCCACCACCACGCCGACCACCCCGACCAGCAAAACCACTTCCCCACCGGTTGCCAGCGGCGACGACGTGCCGACGGTGGCGCGGGCAACCCGGCCCGCCGCGCCCAACTGTGCCGTGCAGAGCCTCGCTTCACAGGTGGTGGGCGGCGACCTCGCCAAACTGAGTTACGCCAATCGCTGGCCCACCCTCAGAACGCAGGCCAGCGCCAGCACCTTGGCCGGGCTGCTGCTGGATACCCGCAAGCTCATCAATGCCAACTATTACGGTTTCAGTCCAGTGGATTTGCAAGCGCTTCACGAAACGTGGGAAGCCAATTTCCGCAAAACCTTCGGCAATTTACAACAGGCCGTCCCCAGCACCGCCGATCCCCTGATGGCGCAGTACATTTCGGCCATCAACGACGACCACACCTTTTACCTGAGCCCGGCCAGCTACCAAGCCTTCAAAAATCAGGGCAGCGGCTCGCCCACCCCTTCGCCCAAGTTCGGCTTCCGGTTTGCAGCGGTGCCGGGCGAAGACGGCGCGGTGCTGATTGACATTGACGCAGGCACCCCTGCTGCCGCCGCCGGCTTACAACGCGGCGACACCATTTTGAGCGTGAACGGCGTAGCCCTGACGCGCAGCAGCAGCGACGACAATGCGGCAGCCAGCCAGTATTCAAGCGTTCTCGCGGCGGCCATCACCCGGGGCGGCAGCGTCACGCTGGGTATTCGGCGCGGGGCCACCCCCCTGAGCATCGCCGTAACGCCGAGTATCGTTTCCAGCAGCTCCGTGCCCTCAGGCCGAATGCTGGGCAGCACCTATGTGCTGCGGCTGCCCTCCTTTGCCACCACCGGCACCGCCCAGCGGGTGCACGATTTGGTGCGGGCCGCTCAGAAAGCCGGAGCGAGCAGCTTGATTCTCGATTTGCGCGGCAACCGGGGCGGCTTGGTCAGCGAGGCCACTGGCGTCAGCGCCGCTTTTGCGCCGAAATTGGCAGGGCAAACCTTGGAGTTCATCGACGCGCAGGACTTGACCTTTTTTTACGACGCCCAGAGCGGTCAGGTCGCGGGGCGCGGGGTGTGCTTGAAGAACACTGAAGCGCTGACGACCATCCAAAATCCGGCGCTGTGGACCGGCAAGCTGGCCACGCTGGTCAACGCCGACAGTGCCAGCGCCAGCGAAGTCGTCACCGAGACGCTGCAAAAAGCGGGAGCAAGCGCTTTTGGCGAAGTCACGGTGGGCGTGGGCAACACCGCCACCACCATCAGCGACCTCGGTTCCGGCAACCGGGGGCTGAGCGTCACCATTGCCCGCAGCCGCGCCTTGGACGGCCAGTATTTGACGGCCAAAGTCGCGCCGAATGTGGCAGTGGGCGATGATCTGAAAGCGCTGGCCCACGGTAACGATTTACCGCTGGAAGCGGCTTTGGGTAGAGTTCAGTAA
- a CDS encoding queuosine precursor transporter produces the protein MSSDQKLSEPVLNAQPTRFKYFDLILALFAVVLIVSNLASTKTATVNLGFWQPAFDGGTILFPLTYIFGDLLTEVYGYARSRRVIWFGLAMNMLATLTFALVASLPESVDSPTKGAFGVVFAFAPRILLASTLAFFVGEFLNSYVLARLKLLTGGRWLWTRTIGSTLVGQGADTLVFSLVAFWGVLPSDVLWGLVLFNYLYKVGLEVVLTPVTYAVVSFLKRAEGVDVFDRHTNFSPFKWGKSGS, from the coding sequence ATGTCCAGCGACCAGAAGTTGAGTGAGCCAGTTTTGAATGCACAACCGACCCGTTTCAAGTATTTCGATCTTATTTTGGCGCTGTTCGCGGTGGTGCTGATTGTTTCCAACCTGGCCAGCACCAAAACCGCCACCGTCAATCTGGGCTTTTGGCAACCGGCTTTTGATGGCGGCACCATTTTGTTTCCGCTGACCTACATTTTCGGCGATCTGCTCACCGAAGTGTACGGCTACGCCCGTTCGCGCCGCGTGATTTGGTTTGGGCTGGCCATGAATATGCTGGCGACCCTCACCTTTGCGCTGGTCGCGTCCCTGCCCGAGAGCGTGGACAGCCCGACCAAAGGCGCATTCGGCGTGGTGTTTGCCTTCGCGCCGCGCATTTTGCTGGCCTCTACCCTGGCTTTTTTTGTGGGCGAGTTTCTCAATTCGTACGTTCTGGCCCGCCTCAAACTGCTGACGGGCGGTCGCTGGCTGTGGACGCGCACCATCGGCAGCACCTTGGTCGGTCAGGGGGCCGACACGCTGGTGTTCAGCTTGGTGGCCTTCTGGGGCGTGCTGCCCAGCGACGTGCTGTGGGGCTTGGTGCTGTTTAATTACCTTTACAAAGTCGGCCTGGAAGTGGTGCTGACGCCGGTCACCTACGCCGTCGTCTCCTTCCTCAAGCGGGCCGAGGGCGTGGACGTGTTTGACCGCCACACCAATTTCAGTCCGTTTAAATGGGGCAAGAGCGGCTCTTAG
- a CDS encoding asparaginase: protein MSLSSSRLAVIHTGGTIASRPDPSGAGLTPQQAPQTPISPQIRVDDVQAFNLPSPHITPAHMETLRGLIEDLAPDYGGLVVTHGTDTLEETAFFLHLTLGTPAGVVLTGSMRHAEELSWDGPGNLYDAAQVALSPQTRGRGPLVVFGGDIFDARTVTKVHTTAVDAFGGYPGPIGRIDHGPVGAALHYFARPEPRPLYRPSRVDARVEVLYAYAGWRGEGYAQAAERADGLVIAALGTGNLPAELLPLIEQTCAQTQKPVIIATRTHAGPVLPIYGYAGGGASLLRAGAIPASFLNAHKARILLVVLLGMGLGRDEIAEVFGRF from the coding sequence ATGTCGCTCTCCTCCTCCCGCTTGGCCGTCATTCACACCGGCGGCACGATTGCCAGCCGCCCCGATCCCAGCGGCGCGGGCCTGACGCCGCAGCAAGCGCCGCAAACGCCGATTTCCCCGCAGATCCGCGTGGACGACGTACAGGCCTTCAACTTGCCCAGCCCGCACATCACGCCCGCACATATGGAAACGTTGCGCGGCCTGATCGAAGACCTCGCGCCCGATTACGGCGGACTGGTCGTGACCCACGGCACCGACACGCTGGAAGAAACTGCCTTCTTCTTGCATCTGACGCTCGGCACACCGGCCGGCGTGGTGCTGACCGGCAGTATGCGCCACGCCGAGGAGCTGAGCTGGGACGGCCCCGGCAATTTATACGACGCGGCGCAGGTGGCCCTCAGCCCCCAGACGCGGGGACGCGGCCCGCTGGTGGTGTTCGGCGGCGACATTTTTGACGCCCGAACCGTCACCAAAGTGCATACCACGGCGGTGGACGCTTTCGGAGGGTATCCCGGCCCGATTGGGCGCATAGACCACGGGCCAGTCGGAGCGGCGCTGCATTATTTTGCCCGCCCCGAGCCGCGCCCGCTTTACCGCCCCAGCCGGGTGGACGCCCGCGTGGAAGTGCTGTACGCCTACGCTGGGTGGCGGGGCGAAGGCTACGCACAGGCCGCCGAGCGGGCCGACGGCTTGGTGATCGCTGCGCTGGGCACCGGCAATTTGCCCGCCGAGTTGCTGCCCTTAATCGAGCAAACCTGCGCCCAGACGCAAAAACCCGTCATCATCGCCACCCGCACCCACGCCGGGCCGGTGCTGCCGATCTACGGTTACGCGGGCGGCGGAGCCAGCTTGCTGAGGGCCGGAGCGATTCCCGCCAGTTTTCTGAACGCCCACAAAGCCCGCATTTTGTTGGTGGTGTTGCTGGGTATGGGACTGGGACGAGACGAAATCGCGGAGGTGTTCGGGCGATTTTGA
- a CDS encoding DUF1349 domain-containing protein — MSAVYPPCMLAAPMTDWQTLTWLNPPPRSHLENTQLEVETAPDTDFWRQTHYGFTHDNGHFFALPAPQEFSVQVRVRGQYQALYDQAGLMLRANEREWIKAGVEFVGQQLSAVVTHSFSDWSVRPVGMPDFFDLKLTRRGDAVSVQSRCFYAEEAQETEWSLLRLAYFPPELAAEVGVYACSPQRGGFTVMFSKFELGPAEGGALY, encoded by the coding sequence ATGTCCGCAGTCTACCCGCCGTGTATGCTGGCCGCACCGATGACCGATTGGCAAACCCTGACTTGGCTCAACCCGCCGCCGCGCTCACACCTAGAGAACACCCAACTTGAGGTCGAAACCGCCCCCGACACCGACTTTTGGCGGCAGACCCATTACGGCTTCACCCATGACAACGGCCACTTTTTCGCTCTGCCTGCGCCGCAGGAATTCAGCGTGCAGGTGCGGGTGCGCGGTCAGTATCAAGCGCTGTACGACCAAGCGGGTTTGATGCTGCGTGCCAATGAGCGCGAGTGGATCAAGGCGGGCGTAGAATTTGTCGGCCAGCAGCTCAGCGCCGTGGTCACACACAGCTTCAGCGATTGGAGCGTGCGCCCGGTGGGCATGCCTGACTTTTTTGATCTCAAGCTGACCCGGCGGGGCGACGCGGTGAGCGTGCAAAGCCGCTGCTTTTATGCTGAAGAAGCGCAGGAAACCGAGTGGTCGCTCCTGCGTTTGGCTTACTTTCCGCCGGAACTGGCCGCAGAGGTGGGCGTCTATGCTTGCTCGCCCCAGCGCGGCGGCTTTACCGTGATGTTCAGCAAGTTCGAGCTGGGGCCAGCCGAAGGCGGGGCGCTGTACTGA
- a CDS encoding DUF1517 domain-containing protein, with product MPNSASMFSAFAAYLHHWQRLLKVTLLLGLLALGGLAWAQSGGGFGGRSSGGGGGSSSGGSFGGGSSRGGGGYSGGGYSGGGYRGPVIINNGGYGGGYGGGYGGGGGLSLFPILLIGGIVLVVFLVMRRSAASGRGVMGGGLLGSMSGNAQTVMVQVVMTDGDDVKRALQAVAQSGDPDTDAGLTQMLQEAALVVLRHPERWTYGDVQRAQGSASSADAQLGAWATQARAAFTDQTTSNYQNKDPRTGYQHQADYTFKKDVGELYLVVTLGVAAQSLAQLPPAGTTDAAEVRAALQAISAVNPGDLIRAEVIWSPDAEGEFLTEDEAIMKYPQAKKL from the coding sequence ATGCCCAATTCCGCTTCGATGTTTTCTGCTTTTGCCGCTTATCTCCACCACTGGCAACGCCTGCTCAAAGTCACGCTGCTGCTCGGTCTACTCGCTTTAGGCGGCCTCGCTTGGGCCCAGTCCGGCGGCGGTTTCGGGGGGCGATCCAGCGGCGGCGGCGGCGGTTCGTCCAGTGGCGGCAGTTTTGGCGGCGGCTCCAGTCGGGGCGGCGGCGGCTATTCAGGCGGCGGGTACAGTGGCGGCGGCTACCGGGGGCCGGTCATCATCAACAACGGCGGCTACGGTGGGGGATACGGCGGCGGTTACGGCGGAGGCGGCGGCCTGAGCTTGTTTCCCATTTTGCTGATCGGCGGCATTGTTTTGGTGGTGTTTTTGGTGATGCGCCGCAGCGCGGCTTCGGGGCGCGGAGTGATGGGCGGCGGCTTGCTGGGCAGCATGAGCGGCAACGCCCAGACGGTGATGGTGCAAGTCGTCATGACCGACGGCGACGATGTCAAACGCGCTCTGCAAGCGGTGGCCCAGAGCGGCGATCCCGATACCGACGCCGGGCTGACCCAGATGCTTCAGGAAGCGGCTTTGGTAGTCCTCAGACACCCCGAGCGCTGGACTTACGGCGACGTGCAGCGTGCTCAGGGCAGCGCCAGCAGCGCCGACGCCCAACTCGGCGCGTGGGCCACCCAAGCCCGCGCCGCCTTCACCGATCAGACCACCAGCAATTACCAAAATAAAGACCCGCGCACCGGCTACCAGCACCAAGCCGACTACACCTTCAAAAAAGACGTGGGCGAGCTGTACTTGGTCGTGACGCTCGGCGTGGCGGCGCAGAGCTTGGCGCAGTTGCCGCCTGCTGGGACCACCGACGCGGCGGAAGTCCGGGCGGCTCTTCAGGCCATCTCCGCCGTCAATCCCGGCGACTTGATCCGTGCCGAAGTCATCTGGAGCCCCGACGCCGAGGGCGAATTTTTGACCGAAGACGAAGCGATCATGAAATACCCGCAGGCCAAGAAGCTGTGA